TCCTGCGCCAGTTCCCAGGCCACGAAGTTGACGAAGCCTGGAGCGATGCTCTGGCCAAAGGCAAGGCGAAATACGCCGAAGCCATCGGTCGCCTGCAGCCGGACATCATCCGTTGCCAGCAGAAGCTGAGCGCACTGGAGGCTGAAACCGGCCTCACGATTGCCGAGATCAAGGACATCAACCGTCGCATGTCGATCGGTGAGGCCAAGGCCCGCCGCGCGAAGAAAGAGATGGTTGAAGCGAACTTGCGTCTGGTGATCTCCATCGCCAAGAAGTACACCAACCGTGGCCTGCAATTCCTCGACCTGATCCAGGAAGGCAACATCGGTTTGATGAAGGCTGTGGACAAGTTCGAATACCGTCGCGGCTACAAGTTCTCGACTTATGCCACCTGGTGGATCCGTCAGGCGATCACTCGCTCGATCGCCGACCAGGCCCGCACCATCCGTATTCCGGTGCACATGATCGAGACCATCAACAAGCTCAACCGTATCTCCCGGCAGATGTTGCAGGAGATGGGTCGCGAACCGACCCCGGAAGAGCTGGGCGAGCGCATGGAAATGCCTGAGGATAAGATCCGCAAGGTATTGAAGATCGCTAAAGAGCCGATCTCCATGGAAACGCCGATTGGTGATGACGAAGACTCCCATCTGGGTGACTTCATCGAAGACTCGACCATGCAGTCGCCAATCGATGTCGCCACTGTTGAGAGCCTTAAAGAAGCGACTCGCGACGTACTCTCTGGCCTCACTGCCCGTGAAGCCAAGGTACTGCGCATGCGTTTCGGCATCGACATGAATACCGACCACACCCTTGAGGAAGTTGGTAAGCAGTTTGACGTGACCCGCGAGCGGATCCGTCAGATCGAAGCCAAGGCGCTGCGCAAGTTGCGCCATCCGACGCGAAGCGAGCATCTGCGCTCCTTCCTCGACGAGTGATAACAAAACCCCCGGCCCAGGCCGGGGGTTTTGCTTTGTGCACATTGCTTTGCGCAGATTAACTGCCGCGCAACGCCCCGCCCTCGCAATGCCCGTCTACACTCGAGACATTCCCCGTGCCATAACGAGACCGTTATGCCCAGATTGCCGACCGTGATACTGCTGTCGCTGCTGACCTGGACCGCAACGGCTGGCGCGTTGACTCTCACTGATGATGAGCGTAGCTGGCTGACGGACCATCAGGAGCTGCGCCTTGGGGTGGATGCGTCCTGGCCACCCTTTGAATACCGCGATGAAAATGGCCGCTACCAGGGCCTGGCCGCTGACTACGTGCGCCTGATCCAGGATCGCCTGGGTGTCAGGGTCAGCCTGATCGAGCCGGTAAACTGGACCGCGGTGCTCGAACAAGCGCGCAACAATCAGCTCGACCTGCTCCCCGGCATCATGTCCACCCCGGAACGCCAGAGCTTCCTGGCCTTCACACGCCCCTATCTCGACTTCCCCATCGTCATATTGGCCCATGAAGGCGGTGCGAAGCCGCGCAACCTCAAGGACCTGTACGGACTGAAAATCGCCGTGGTGGAAAACTACGCACCTCATGAACTGCTGC
This region of Pseudomonas sp. MUP55 genomic DNA includes:
- the rpoD gene encoding RNA polymerase sigma factor RpoD, producing MSGKAQQQSRIKELITLGREQKYLTYAEVNDHLPEDISDPEQVEDIIRMINDMGIPVHESAPDADALMLADADTDEAAAEEAAAALAAVETDIGRTTDPVRMYMREMGTVELLTREGEIEIAKRIEEGIREVMGAIAHFPGTVDHILSEYTRVTTEGGRLSDVLSGYIDPDDGIAPPAAEVPPPVDPKAPKADDDSDDDEAEASSDDEEEVESGPDPIIAAQRFGAVSDQMEITRKALKKHGRANKQAIAELLALAELFMPIKLVPKQFEGLVERVRSALERLRAQERAIMQLCVRDARMPRTDFLRQFPGHEVDEAWSDALAKGKAKYAEAIGRLQPDIIRCQQKLSALEAETGLTIAEIKDINRRMSIGEAKARRAKKEMVEANLRLVISIAKKYTNRGLQFLDLIQEGNIGLMKAVDKFEYRRGYKFSTYATWWIRQAITRSIADQARTIRIPVHMIETINKLNRISRQMLQEMGREPTPEELGERMEMPEDKIRKVLKIAKEPISMETPIGDDEDSHLGDFIEDSTMQSPIDVATVESLKEATRDVLSGLTAREAKVLRMRFGIDMNTDHTLEEVGKQFDVTRERIRQIEAKALRKLRHPTRSEHLRSFLDE